Proteins from a single region of Candidatus Methylomirabilota bacterium:
- a CDS encoding ABC transporter substrate-binding protein: protein MRLLIAIVSLAVVAFSGPAQEAAAQAPVKIGFLAPLSGAIAQAGKDMYSGCELYWEESGWQLAGRKLEVILEDNEGVPATTLAKARKLVESDRVNMLAGVILSNVAYALVPYIESQGIPTIYPINSADDLTQRKRPKWLIRTGFSAGGNMHPFGEYAAKVLGYKKIAIVSLDYAFGWEIAGGFQKTFEDNGGQIIQKLWVPLNVQDYAPYIGQIRKDADAVFVLALGRWTLLFAQQWAASGLKDKVPLIAGGTYTDEHVLPQLGDESVGVISAHHYSAALDTPANRRFRAAFEKKYNRLPSFYSENCYTGARVVAEAAKAVGGRVEDRAAFMAALRAVEITDAPRGPVKMDPYGNPTQNIYIRKVERVNGKLQNTVIYTYPAVSQFWKYNPEEFLKQPVYSREFPPCRYC from the coding sequence ATGCGCCTGCTGATCGCGATCGTATCGCTCGCCGTTGTGGCCTTTTCCGGCCCGGCCCAGGAGGCGGCCGCCCAGGCCCCTGTCAAGATCGGCTTCCTCGCGCCGCTGTCCGGCGCCATCGCCCAGGCCGGCAAGGACATGTACAGCGGCTGCGAGTTGTACTGGGAGGAGAGCGGCTGGCAGCTCGCCGGCCGCAAGCTCGAGGTCATCCTGGAGGACAATGAGGGCGTGCCGGCCACCACGCTGGCCAAGGCGCGGAAGCTGGTCGAGTCCGATCGGGTCAACATGCTGGCGGGCGTCATCCTGTCCAATGTCGCCTACGCGCTCGTGCCGTACATCGAGTCCCAGGGCATCCCGACCATCTACCCGATCAACTCCGCCGACGACCTGACCCAGCGCAAGCGCCCCAAGTGGCTGATCCGCACCGGCTTCTCGGCCGGCGGCAACATGCATCCCTTCGGCGAGTACGCGGCGAAGGTGCTCGGCTACAAGAAGATCGCCATCGTGTCGCTCGACTACGCCTTCGGCTGGGAGATCGCCGGCGGCTTCCAGAAGACCTTCGAGGACAACGGCGGGCAGATCATCCAGAAGCTCTGGGTCCCGCTCAACGTGCAGGACTACGCGCCCTACATCGGCCAGATCCGGAAGGACGCCGACGCCGTGTTCGTGCTCGCCCTCGGGCGCTGGACGCTTCTCTTCGCCCAGCAGTGGGCGGCGAGCGGGCTCAAGGACAAGGTCCCGCTCATCGCGGGCGGGACCTATACCGACGAGCACGTCCTGCCCCAGCTCGGCGACGAATCGGTCGGCGTGATCAGCGCGCACCACTACTCGGCCGCGCTCGATACGCCGGCGAACCGGCGGTTCCGCGCGGCGTTCGAGAAGAAGTACAACCGCCTGCCCTCGTTCTACTCGGAGAACTGCTACACCGGCGCCCGCGTCGTGGCCGAGGCGGCCAAGGCCGTGGGCGGCCGCGTCGAGGACCGCGCCGCCTTCATGGCCGCGCTCCGCGCCGTCGAGATCACCGATGCCCCGCGCGGCCCGGTCAAGATGGATCCCTACGGGAACCCCACGCAGAACATCTACATCCGGAAGGTCGAGCGGGTGAACGGCAAGCTCCAGAACACCGTGATCTACACGTACCCGGCCGTCAGCCAGT